The following DNA comes from Fibrobacter sp..
CTACGATGACGTTCCCCAGGTCAAGAAGAAGTTGGTTTTTGTAGGCCAGAAGAAGGGTAAGAAGATTTCCGTTACCACCGATACTTATGGCGAAGTTAGCTTCATGATTCCCCGTGAAGATACTTACACCATTCTTTGTGAAAGCTTGACTGGCCCCTTTGAATGCGGCAACACGCCCTATGTTTCCATGACCGCAAGTACCGGCGGCATTACCGTGGTGTTTGATGATACCCGAGCTGAATTGACTGGTGTTACTTTTAAGGTGGGCAGCGCCGAACTGGTGCCCAGTTCCCTTAAGACTTTGGATGCTGCAATCGCAGGCCTGAAGCGTAACCCCAAGGCTAAGGTTGAAGTCCAGGGCCACACCAGTTCCGAGGGCGGCGACGACTATAACCAGCAACTGTCCGAAGATCGAGCCAATGCTGTGCGCGACTACATGATCCGCAGAGGCATTGCCGAGGCCCGCCTGACAGCCCGTGGCTACGGCTCCAGTGTTCCTAAGGCCGACAACGATACTGAATCCGGCCGTAAGCAGAACCGCCGTATCGAACTGGTGGTGACCTCCGAGGAATAATTATCCGTTGTAAAGTGCAACGTTATGTCATCCCGGCCTTTGAGCCGGGATCTTTTTTTTGAGAATAACTATCCGTGCAGTTTTTTCTTCTGCTGCATGCCGGTAATCTTGATGGCAAGCTTAGCCGGAATGATGTGGCTGAACATGTTGGTGAGTTTCATGAAGAGGCCCGGGATAATGACGGTCTTCTTGTTGAAAAGCTGGGCGATGGCGTAGTCGGCGCAGAACTTGGGTTCGATTCCCGGCAGGGTGAAGCTGACGTTTGCCACATCGTTGAATTCGGTTTTCACCGGACCCGGGCAAAGGACGCTGACGGATACGTTGCTCTTGGTTTCCTTAAGTTCCTGGGCAATGGCTCGGGAGAGGCTGACCACGTAAGCCTTGGTGGCGTAGTAGGTTGCCATGTAGGGGCCTGCGGGCAGAAGGCCTGCGCTTGAACCCACGTTCAGCAGGTAAGCCTTTTCGCTGTTCTTCTGAAGGTGCTTCAGGGCAATCTTGGAAAGAACATGAAGTGCGTTGACGTTCACGTTGATCATCTGCAGTTCCTTGCCCAAGTCAGATTCAGTGAAGGCACCGCAATCGCCGAAGCCGGCGTTGTTGATGAACACGCCGATTTCAAACTTGTCCATGAATTCGCCGAGGCGTTCGCATTCTTCACGGTGGGAAAGATCTGCGGTGAAGATTTCCACGGGAGTGGAAAGCTCTGCTGCCAAAGTCTTGAGGCGGTCTTCGCGACGGGCCACCAGGATGAGGCCGTAGCCGCGGGCGGAAAGGTTGCGGGCGAAATCGGCACCGATGCCGGAGCTTGCGCCAGTTACAACTGCATACTTCATTTTCTTTGTTCCTTCCTAATTTTGCGACGGTTGCCGCGGTTCAAATTTTTGAATTAAACTTTTCGGATTCCAGGAATCTTTAATGCTGGTATCGCGTAGCGATTATACTTTGCGGATTCCGTCTTCTTCGATGTAAATCTTGCCTTCGCGGAAGAGGGTGCCCAGAAGCTTCTTGAAGTTCTTCTTGGACATGCCGAATTCCTGGCGGATGATTTCGGGATCGGTGTGGTCACCATAGGGGAGGCTGCCACCAGCTTCTTCGAGCTTCTGCATCAAGGAGCTTGCGCTGTCGCTCTTCATGAGGCCCTTGTAGCCGATGGGATTGATACTGAGAGTAATCTTTCCGTCGGCGGTGAAACGCTGGATAAAGCCGGGCATGGTATCGCCGATGTAGATGCGTTCCATACCGGGGGTGAGCATCAGGCGGCCGGTGTAGCGGTAGTCCACCAAAAAGTCCACGTATTCTCTGGTGACTTCGTAGGCGGCAAGCTGAACGCGCTGGCCCACGTGAAGTTCGCTGGTGTCGGTATCCAAGAAACTCTTGATTTTTTCGGTAGCCACGATGCGGTTACTCTTGTCGTCCACAAGAATGTAGACCACGCAGCGGTCACCACGCTGGAGTTCACCAAGCTGCTGCTTGTAGGGGAGGAAAAGGTCCTTGTTCAAACCCCAGTTCAAGAATGCGCCAACGCGGTTCACGTCCTTCACGTCCAGCACGGCGAATTCGCCTGCCTGTGCGTAAGGGCGGTCCAAGGTGGCGATGGGGCGGTCTTCGCTATCTGTGTAGACGAAAACGTCCAGAACTTCGCCTTCTTCCAGGGTGTACTGATTCTTATTGCCAGGGAGCAATACTCGATCGCCGCTTTCCAGTTCCAGGTAATAGCCCTGAGGAGCGATGCTTTCGACGCGAGCGCGGTTATATCTTCCAAGATCCATAATTTGCCATTCCGTTCAAGTGTTATATCTAGACGTTCGTTTGAACGCCTTTCATAATATAGTATATTTGGCCATCCTAAGGAGATTTTGGTTAATGGGCATGAACATAGATTTGACATCCATCGGGTCCTTCTATTTTTTGAAGGAGGAACTGGTGCAGTTTTGTAGGGACAACGGTTTGCCTACGGCTGGTGGAAAGGAAGATCTGACCAAACGGATCAAGTTCTTCCTTGAAACAGGCGAGGTTACCAAACCCAGCTCTGCTCCCGTCCATAAGCCCTCTACCAAGGAAGCAAACCGAGTCATCGATTTGCAGACCATTATCGAACAAAATTTCGTTTGTTCTGAACAGCACCGCGCGTTCTTCAAAAAACATTTAGGAAACACCTTTTCCTTCAATGTGCAGTTCCAGACTTGGCTCAAGACCAACGCTGGCCGCACCTATCAGGAAGCTATTGAAGCCTATGGCCGAATCCTGAAGGAAAAGAAGGAAACCAAGCCCGAGATTGACGCCCAGTTCGAGTATAATACCAACATTCGTGATTTCTTCGCTGACAACAAGGGCCATTCCTTGGATGAAGCTATCAAATGCTGGAAATACAAGAAATCATTGATTGGCCACAACCGTTACGAAAAGACAGACTTGGTTGCCTTGAAGAAATAGGCTGCGAAAAATCGCCTAACGAAAAAGAGCTCGGTTGAAACCGGGCTCTTTTTGTTTTGAAATTTTGAGTTCTGGAATTAGAATCCCTTGATGACCAGGAGGCTTCCTACGCCGATGACCGCCCACAGCACAACGCCCTGGATAAAGGGCTTGGCGCCGCACTTCTTGAGGGCATCCTTGGAAAGGCCTGTACCGATGAGGAACAAAGTAATGGCGAAACCGCGCTTGGCGACCATCACGATGTACTTGCCTACTTCAGCAGGAACGCCGATGGCGGGGAACAGGTAGGTGTTGATGACCATGGCGATGGCGAAGAGGAAAATGAACCAGGGAATCACATCGAACTTGCCCTTGCCGGAATTCTTGCGGAAGAACACCATGGTGATGAGGGCGAGAGGCAGAATCCAGAGGGCTCGGGTGCACTTCACCATGGCGGCCACCTGGAGGGATTCGTCGCTGTAAGCGGCTGCGGCACCTACCACGGAACTGGTGTCGTGGATGGCGATGGCCGCCCATTCACCGAACTGCTGGTTGGTGAGACCGAAGTAGTGGCCAAGGGGCGGGAAAATCAGAAGGGCCAGGGCGTTCAGCACGAAGACCGTTCCCAATGAAACGCTCATCTGCTTGTCGTCGGCGTCCACAACGGGAGCCACTGCTGCAATGGCGGAACCGCCGCAAATTGCGGTGCCGCTGGAAATCAGGTAGGAAGTCTTGGTGTCCACCTTGATGACCTTGCCGATGATGAAACCAAGCACCATGACGGAAACCACGGAAACGATGGTGAACATCATGCCGTCCTTACCGCTGGCAAGTGCTGCCTGCAAGTTCATGCCGAAACCGAGACCCACCACGCAGCCCTGGAGCAAGTACTTCTGGGTCTTCTTGGCGAACTTGGGGAATGCAGGGCCGCCAAAGGCGAATGCGTAAACGATGCCAGCCAAAAGTGCCATCCAGGAGGCGACACAGGGGCAGCATGCGGCGAGGATCAGTGCCACGAAAGCAATCTTTGCGATTTTTTCTTTCATCTATATCTCTCCTTTTAAACTTGTTCTTGGGAGGATGCCGGCTCGGTTTGCTTAGGCTGTTCTGCAGGCTGTACTGCAGACTGTTCGGTTGCTGCGGCGCTGGTGGGGAGCACCTTGGTTTTGCGCATAAAGGCCAGGGTTTCCTTTTCGCCCTTCTTTGCCAGCATGTTCAGCAGGAACAAAAGCTTGCGGTAGGTGTCCTCGGTCATCTTCTGGGAGGCCGTACTCTGGGTCAAGTACTGCAACGGGCTTGACTGGGTGTAGCTTGCTCCGCCGTAAGTCTTGGATGCGGCTACGCGGTCGCAGAACATTTCCTTGATGTAACGATCCGGCATAGGCATGGGCACGATTTTCTTGGAAGCCATTTCATAGTCGTACCAGAATTCAAAATGATGCTTGTTTCTGCCCTTGTGGTGCATCCATGCCAAGCTGTAGCCCTTGTCGCGACGTTCCCCGTTGTTGGGGGATTCCGTGCCGGTGTAGTACTTTGCGCCGGGAATGAATTCCGTGGGGCTGTACTTGGAAAGATCGTGGAACAAACCCTGGAATCCGATGCCCGCCTTGAAGCACAAGCGAATCACTTCGTGCCTGTGCTTGCTGATGGTAATAAAATGACGGATCGGGTGAAACATAATGTAAATTTAGAAATAAAGAAAAATGTCGGCTTTATAAAATTCGTAACTTTTGGGTGTAGATAAAACTGACTATAATTTTGGTAGGGAAAATGTATACGAGGACCCTCTACATTAAGGCTGCGATAATGAAAGACAGGGTCAAAATTGTCGGTGATATCCAGTTCCTCGTAAGGTTTCATTTTGTATTCGCTCATTGTTCCTCCATGCTAAAAGTTGAGCCTACTATTAACACGCAGGAAACGCCCAAATGGGAACCATTTTTTGTGAAAAATTTTGTTTGCGCACGTAAACGATGGTGAAAAATAATGGTGCGGGATTAACATTTTAAAATCAAGGTACCGCAAATATTGGTGTGGAATTTTCATTTTAAAATCAAGGTACCGCAAATATTGGTGTGGAATTTTCATTTTAAAATCAAGGTACCGCAAATATTGGTGTGGAATTTTCATTTTAAAATCAAGGTACCACAAATAACGGTGTGGGATTAACATTTTAAAATCAGGGTACCGCAAATATTTGTGTGAAATTTTCATTTTAAAATCAGGGTACCGCAAATAACGGTGTAGGATTAACATTTTAAAATCAAGGTACCGCAAATAACGGTATGGGATTTGCATTTTAAAATCAGGGTACCGCAAATATTGGTGTGGAATCGTCATTTTAAAATCAAGGTGCTGCAAATAATGGTGTGGGATTTTCATTTTAAAATCAAGGTACCGTAAATATTGGTGTGGAATCGTCATTTTAAAATCAAGGTACCGCAAATAATGGTGTGGGATTTTCATTATAAAATCTTGGTACTACAAATTATTGTGTATCAGACACAACAAAAAATGGTGGTGCTACGACTGAAAATGCCTTTTTTGCCCCTAGAGTTTGTTTCTTGTGCAACTGATTTGTAGTTTATTACTGGAATTTGAGGCGAAACCTCAAAAGGAGTTAGGATATGGACTACAAGCAAAGTCAAGGTTTCCGCAGCTATAATTTGCTGTCGTATGTCGAAGTTCATCGCAAAATCTTCGAAAATATGCGAAAAATCGACAATCCCATGGTTTCCGGGGCAATTGATGCCTATGGAAAACTTCTGAGCCAACTGGAAACGATGGTGAAAACACCTGTGCCAGGGTATGTTTCTGAATGGAACGAGGAACGTGCTCGTGCCTACAGGATTTGCCAGACTGCAGTAAGGTCTCTGGAGGAGTTTGATTCTGATCAGGATCGCGCAACCGTGACGGAACTATCAAGGGCCTTCTCGCATTATATTGCGGGGGCGGCTTCTCCGAAGGTGACGACGGCGATTGAACATGCCCTAACGTTGTCCAAGAAAATCCCTGCGGAACAGCTAGAAAAACTTGCCGTCAAGTCGCGTATCGACTACCTGGAACAGGTTCACAACAATTACCTAAGGAGTCGTAATGCAATCAGTAGCAATATTGCCGCAGCCAAGAACAGCGAGGTAAAAACTTACCGTCACTGCTGTGATGTGGCCTTCAGAAACTCCCTGGAGTTAACTAAGAAAATGAATAGCCTGGGTGACGAATCCTGTCGGGAATTTCTCCGCTGGATGAGTGCTGCATAACGTCGTGTAATATGCTGCTAGTGCCGCGTATAGCTGCTATAGCCTTGCACTTCTCGAGAAGATGAATCAGGAACCCCTAGGAAATAAACTAGGGTTCTTTTTTTGTCTACAGGCCTGCACTTAGGCGATGGAAAGGGGAAGGCCTTGTCCAAAGAATCGGCGGAAATGAACCTGGTGGAATCTCCTGAAAAATGGAAGTTTCCTTCGTTGTCGCAAATTCCCTGATGTTCGCTAAGCATGCGGTTGGCAATTGCCTTTTTAACGTTGTAGTCAAAATAGGCTTCGTGGGCTTTCTTGTAGCTCACAAAGGAACCGTTTGCGGTGCTGAACATGTTCATGGCGAGGGTGAAGAAAATTCCGGATACCGCCATGGTCACGATTAATTCTATCAGGGTAAAACCTTTCTTACTGCGCACCTTGCCCTCCCTGCTTTTTTGCGGAAGCGGTGTAGCGGCAGTAATACAAGGCTCTGGTGGAGTCCTTCTTGTTGCGCACAGGCTGCGCCCTGTAGCAAACTTCATCGCCGTCAACGGTCTGCGAAATTGCGACTTCCCAGTGGTTTCCATTGGCGTCGTTGTGGACGAATGCTGTATCCTTTGCCAAACCGGTTGCGGTTTCTGCAAGCAAATAAATCTTTCCCAGTTCCTGGCCGTAGTTCTCGTTGCGGGCTTTCTGCGTCACGGGACCCTTGTACAAGAAACCAGAAAGCAGAACTCCGGTAGAAACCAGAATACCGAAGCTGATAAGCACTTCCATCAGGGAGAATCCGCGTTTCCCCGGCAAGCTAAGGTAAACCTTATTCATAACTTGGAGCTCCGCCAAATTGAATCACGTCGGGCAACATCATGTGTACGGACGTGTCGCCCTTGATTTGACCGCCTTTCAAAAAACCTCGCCAAAGGGTTTCTCCTTCGTAGAAAGCGAAGTTATGGACGGTCATGCTGCCTTTCAGTTTTCCCTTGAAATCTACCACGCCGTTGACCACCACGGTTCCTGTGATATCTGCATTTTCTGAGATTTCGACAGGGCTTGCCTTTAGAGATTCGTCCCAGTTATCGCCATAGAAAAGAATCGCAGCCTGGCTTGCTTTTAGCCTTTGGATGTTCAAGTAGCCGATGTAATCAACGTCGCTGCTTTTTTGCCCCTGTACAATGAACCACACGGGATTGTTTTGCGGCAATTTCAGATCAATTTCCATGGAATCCTGGGCGAAAAAGGAACCGCTCGCAAAGACACTATCCTTAAGCGAAATGGTCCTTGCGATAACGTTTGCCTTGTTTAACGAAGACCTGCCGCGGATAAATAAACGGTCTGCGATGATTCTGCAATGGTCGCATCGGGCATCGCCTTGCATAATGACCATGGAACATTTCAACTCGCCAGAGATTTTATCTGTTCCGTCAAAGACACAACTTTGTTGGTCAAATTTCTTTTCGAAGGAATTTCTACTCAGTTCCGGATAATATCTCGAATCTTTGAAATAGGGGAGGGTATCGCTCACAAAAACGGTGTCGTAAAAAGCCTCCTTGGTGGCTCTCATCTTGTAGTTGGTGCTGTAGCTAACTCGGCCCTGCTTTAGAGCAGTCCCGCCCTCGATACGGGCGTTGCCAACCAAGGCGATGGAAGAGTTTGACGCAGTTAAAACAAGTGCCGGACGATTCTGTGGCACAAAGCCTGTAGTTGCCGAAAAAAACTTGGAGGAATCCTGGTTCATGGCGGTGAGCCTTGCGAAGGGACCGTCTTGAACATGCCTGATCAAGAATTTTATTTTGCCGTCTTTAGAAGTATGCAACAGGGAATCCGTACGCCAGGGTTCCTTGGCTGTTGACATTCTATAAAAGGCGTAATTTGCCGCAGATTCCAATTCCAGGGTGGATTGAACATCTTTATAGCGACGGAACGACTCCATACGTTCCCGCTTTACCATCTCGTAAAAAGAAAAGGAGAGGTAACCAATTACCAATAGGATTGTAATTGTCAGTGGCAGAGTGTAGCCTTGCTTGCTGCCAAACATAAAGTCCTACACAACGGCTTCTGCAGAAACTTCTGCGTCGGTGGTGAGGCCTGCGGCCACCTTTTCTGCACCATCAACCGCCAAAGTCTTCATTCCAAGTTCTATGGCCTTTTGCTTGAGCTCTGCCGTGGTGGCATTCTTGTGTACCATTTCGCGGAGTGTTTCGGACATAGGCATCATTTCGAAAAGACCTACGCGACCCTTGTAACCGCTACCGCCGCAAGTAAGACAATTGGGGTCCTTGCCACCGCACTTGTGGCATACCTTGCGTACTAGGCGCTGTGCCATAATGAAGTTCACGGCAGAAGCCACCAGGAAAGGTTCGATACCCATGTCGATCAAGCGCACCACCGCAGAGGGCGCGTCGTTTGTGTGCAATGTGCTGAAAACTAGATGGCCCGTAAGAGCCGCACGAATAGCCAGTTCCGCCGTTTCGCTATCGCGGATTTCACCCACCATGATTACATCAGGGTCCTGGCGCAACAAAGTACGCAACGCCGCGGCAAAAGTCAAGTCAATCTTGGTGTTGACAGCGGTCTGGGTGATACCATCCAGCTTGTATTCAATAGGCTCTTCGATGGTGGAAATATTCAGTTCCGTACTGCGGATCATCTGCAGCAAGGTGTACAGAGTTGTAGTCTTGCCACTACCTGTGGGACCTGTAATCAGGAACATTCCATAGGGCTTGTGGATTTCGTTTTCGCACAAGTCAATCTGTTTTTGGGTCATGCCCAGGGAATCCAACTTATGGATGATCTGACCCTTATCCAGAAGACGCAGAACCATCTTTTGTCCGTAATCCGTAGGCAGCGCGGAAACACGGATATCCACATTCTTGGTGCCATCGTCGAAATGAATACGACCATCGAGAGGGCGTCTTTTCTCGGCAATGTCCATGTTTGCCATAATCTTCAAACGAGAAATCACCTCGGAAATGGAACGCAAAGGCAGCTTACGGGCCACCTTCAGAACGCCATCTTTACGGAAACGCACCAGGAACGATTTTTCGCCCGGCTCGAAGTGAATGTCGGAAACGCCAGTATGCATGGCTTCGGAAATAATCTCGTTCACAAGCCGGATAACGGGGGAGTTTGACTTGTTTGCTGCAGAATCAGAACCGAAATTAGGAACAGCCCTTTCGGCGAAGGCGGCAATCCACTGAACAATCTTATCTTCGCTGGCCTGGATAGGGCGAATGAAAACGCCTGCGCAAACCTGGATATCGTTGATCAAGTCAAAATCGTAGGGATCGGCTACGGCTACAGAAAGAATGCGGGACTCTTCGTTGTAATCCACCGGCAATGCGGAATATCGCAGCATCTGCTCCTGCGTCAAGAAACGCAAGGCGCTTTGTGAAGGCGGATTCTTAAGCTCGAAGGACATTGGGATTTGAACGATTGGATTAATCGTTGTCGGTGTCGGCGGTGTCGGTCGGAACAAGGAACAAACTGATGGAACGCAGAATGATGTTCAATGCCGTGTCGGGATTGCTGATCACATCCACCGTGTCCTTGGGGAAGTAGCCTTCCTTGGTGACGACAATCTGGTTCACATAGCTTTCTTCAGAAGGGAAGATCACTGTGCCGCTGGAATTAGTCTTGAGATCCTGGGCGGACTGAACCTCGTTTGTCAATTCCACATTGGCATCCTTGATTGCTTCGCCGGAAATCTTGTCAGTAACGATGACCGTGTAACGCACAGGAATGCGGTTGTCACTGTCTTCATCCTGAAGGCATGCAGACAGCAGCGTAGAAAGAGAAATAAAAAGAGCTGAAAGAATGAATTTCTTCATAGGAACCCCCGTTCGCGCCCAAATGTAGTAAAAGTCGCAAAAATTTTCATTAAATAAAATGAATCCTAACAAAAAAGTCCAGAATGGATCTGGACTTTTTCGTCGTTGTGAATAAATTGTAAAAATTAGTTCATTAAACAGCGTACGGGAATGTGGTTGTACGGAGGAACTGTGTATGTTTTCACTCGAGTCTTGATAAACATCACTCCCAATATATTCCCATCGTAATCTTCTTCAACTGAAGCAAATACTGTCATCTCGTCATTGTAATCTTCACCACTTTGGTAGTTCTTGTTGGATTCATTTGCTGCATAACCTAAAATTAAAGCATTGAAGCCTGAAGCGTTCGTACCGCCAGCATCTTCGGAGAGAAGGTCGTTTAATGGGCTGTTATTAAACAAAGTTTGCCACTCATCCAAATCAGGAATGTGCCAACCATCTGGACAAATTCCTTGGAAAGGACGCATTGATTCTGTAACGGGGGGATGCTTTTGATAAACCTCAGGGTTGTCAAATTTCAGCAAAAAGCCGGCTTGGCTATACAACCTTCCGTACATGTCACAATCGTTTTCTGTACTTTTTTTGGGGCAGTCTTGTGTTTTTCCGTAATAATCATAGCGCTCATCACAAGGCGAAGCCCAGTTTAAACATGCTGATGGTCTGTCGCCAATGTCGAAATTCAAATTTTCCGCCATCCAAATTTGATTGCCGATTTTTGCAGTCTTGTAGACTTTCCCGTTTCGACTATCGGTAAGTGCTCCTGTTTCGGCATTGTAGTTGGCGGGTAACGTGCTGACCGTACCGCCAGAAGAACTTTCCGCACTTACGTCACTGCTTGACGAACTGTACTTTTCGTCAATCTGACTGGATGATATATTCTCGTTGTTGATCGCGCTTGAGGAATTAACCTGCTCTGTTGATGATGAAGAACTTCTTGTGACTTCTGAAGAACTAGATTCGTTGTCTGCCGACGCAGGATTATCGTTTCCGCAGGATGCCAACAGAAATAGTGACGAAATTAATATTGTAAGAACAGATTTATTCATTAAATCCCCCCGTTTTTTTTCCAAAATATAGCTAACATGTTCTTGCTTTTTTGTTTGATGAGAAAAATTTACAAATAAAATTTCAAACAACCTCTTTAATAATCTGTTTTAAATTTTTATTTTGCCGCGCCGTATTGAAAACGAATTTTTTTTTAGTTGGCTTCTAACCAAGTTATGGGGGTTAGGCTCTTAATTAAAAAATCTGGTGTTTCAATTTTCACAGATTGCCTGCTACGGGCGAACTGTGGTTTTGAAGTATTTTCGTTGGATTTGTTCAACCACCCTGTATTTTGTGCGATTGTGCACAAAAGCCTTAAATCCGTAGGAATTGAAATTATGCTAAAGAAAATTTCTTTGTTCCTTTTAATAGTATCGGCCTTTACCTCTGTTTTCGCGCAGAGTGCTGAACCTGGAAATGCTTTTAATAAGTATATGAGCGCTGAAGGTGGTATAAATCCGATAAATGGAACGGCTTCGTTTAGCAAGTATCTTGCAAGTGTAACTGCAGGACATGCTGAAGCAAAATTTGAATTGATGTATTCAGGAAATGTTTCTGAAATTGTAAAAGTTAAGAATGATAAAGTCAATCTTGGCTGGATTGGCCTTGGGTGGACAATGGGACAAGCTAAGATTGTGTGTGACCATAATTCATCAATGTGGCTCGGAGATGATACCTATCATTTACAAACCTCATCCGGACTTACTTACTCTATTATAGAACATAATGGAACTTGGTGGATTGAAAATCTGCCCTATTGGTCTGTTGAACGCCAAACTTACAAATATTCAACAAAGGCTGGTGTTTACGAAATTGTGAAAGGTTGGATTTTGAAGGATGCCTCTGGTGTGAAGTATTTTTATGGAGACTTTGATGAAAACCCAAAGGATGTTAAAAAGCATAACGCTACTGAATACGTTTTAAGTTATCCGGAACATTATGGTCTTATTGGTGCTTTTAAAGATGGGAAAAGCTATCCATTTCCTTGTGCGTGGAATTTGAGTAGGCAAGAAGATTATGACGGAAATTACATTGTTTATGATTATGATCAAATTAATGAATATGTAAAAATAGGCGGCTCGTTTACTGATTACCCTTACACTAAAGAAAATTATTTGAAAAAGGTGACATCGTCTTTTGGCGCTTCAATTGAGTTTGAAACATCTATGAAGGGTCTAGTGAATAATGGTGCTGACTTTACAGACGAAATTATTGACAATACGGGAAAATCTGAAATCAATACTCAAGAAAAGGATAATAATCTTGATGGTTATGTGGATCCTATGCAGCGTCGATATTTATCTAAGATGACTGTTAAGGCGAATAATGGAAAAATACTTGAAACTGTGGAATTTTGTTATAAACCGTTGCGTGTTAAAATTGATGGATATGATAATACTAAGTATGTTAAAAGATTGTTGAGTTCTGTGACAACTTATGATGCATCGCGTGCTACTGGTGAAAACGATGATTATCAATCTAGTGTTATTGATGAAGAAAAATATGAGTATGTAGATTATGAAAATTCTGTAGAATCATCTGCAGGATCATTCCATAATTCAGATGATATAGCCTTGGGCGCAATTAAATCAATAACAGGCTTAAAATGTGGAAAAGTTGAATATGATTATACCCAAATGTCTCTCTTTGACAAAAAAGAACATGCTCAAAAATTACCTGTTAAAGATGCTAGTGTTGGGTATTTGCAAGATGGTTCTATGTACGTTGTTGGATATAACATATGTACATTGGAAGCTTATCTGTGGAAGGCTGATGGCTGGCATAAGATGCCCTTGCCTAGTTCAAATACTTGGAATTGTAGTTCAAAAAAATCATTCCAAATGGGAAGGAATAATTCTTTTGTTGCAATCTCCGTAAGGCAAATTAGATCTAGCGATTCGAAAAAAAATTATGATGAATGCACTTTTGTCCCATATGTATGGAATGGCAAAGAATGGATCGAGCAAACTCAAATTGTAATTAACAATAAAAAAGAATTTGTAAGTGTTGGCCCGGATTATATCGTTAGAGCTAAAGTAGCAGATGAGAGAATTAAGATTGATATTCCTTGGACTCTTTGGAAAAAAAATGGTTTAGGACAGGTGTACAATGAAAAAGCCGATGATGATGATGGAGATCGTGAAAAAACTACTTTGATAACATCGCAAAATCATTTTGCAGTTTATTATAAAGATAAATCACCCGGACACTCTCTTTCGTTGAGAGTTTTTACATTCAATCATGACAAGAGTGATGTTGCTCAAACATATGATGAAGATAATATGGATGATGAAAATCAATATGTGTTTATAAGCGACCACGTTATAGGTGCTGCGATGGAGCCTGATAATTCATTGGGCCTTACGAAACATAATGCTAAAATTGGATGTTTATTGTGGAATGAATATGACGGAAAATGGGTGAAAGTTGATTCACATTCTTTGCGGGGGACTCAGGGTGATCCAGTAATTTCGGTTGTTGGTTATAATTATTTCGCAATGAAACACAATGATTATGATGATCTAACATTGTTTGAATTTGATGAGACAAAAAATGACTATAAATTGTGGTTTAAAAATAAAAATGTGGTTGATGGATTAAACTATGACTGGGTTGTAGAAGCTGAATGGAATGGTTATTCTTCAGGGGATGATTATTTTGTGATAACTCGTCCTAAAAGGAAAACGTTAAAAAAATTGGGTGTTACATACGGTTATGCTGTTAGAAAAGACAGAAAGGTTCAGAAATTTTTTAAAAATGAGGCGGGAGAGTGGAA
Coding sequences within:
- a CDS encoding GspE/PulE family protein, which encodes MSFELKNPPSQSALRFLTQEQMLRYSALPVDYNEESRILSVAVADPYDFDLINDIQVCAGVFIRPIQASEDKIVQWIAAFAERAVPNFGSDSAANKSNSPVIRLVNEIISEAMHTGVSDIHFEPGEKSFLVRFRKDGVLKVARKLPLRSISEVISRLKIMANMDIAEKRRPLDGRIHFDDGTKNVDIRVSALPTDYGQKMVLRLLDKGQIIHKLDSLGMTQKQIDLCENEIHKPYGMFLITGPTGSGKTTTLYTLLQMIRSTELNISTIEEPIEYKLDGITQTAVNTKIDLTFAAALRTLLRQDPDVIMVGEIRDSETAELAIRAALTGHLVFSTLHTNDAPSAVVRLIDMGIEPFLVASAVNFIMAQRLVRKVCHKCGGKDPNCLTCGGSGYKGRVGLFEMMPMSETLREMVHKNATTAELKQKAIELGMKTLAVDGAEKVAAGLTTDAEVSAEAVV